Proteins encoded within one genomic window of Paraglaciecola psychrophila 170:
- a CDS encoding AMP-binding protein, which translates to MFLSGTAPISPGILQWYKGIGISISEAWGMTETSGMSCVNYPYQTDALGSIGKSVTCVEMKIADSQ; encoded by the coding sequence ATGTTTCTCTCGGGTACCGCGCCTATTTCTCCTGGGATACTTCAATGGTACAAGGGAATAGGTATTTCTATTTCAGAAGCTTGGGGAATGACCGAAACTTCAGGAATGTCTTGCGTTAATTATCCCTATCAAACTGATGCTCTCGGAAGTATTGGAAAATCAGTTACCTGTGTGGAAATGAAAATTGCCGACTCACAATAA
- a CDS encoding FKBP-type peptidyl-prolyl cis-trans isomerase — protein MIADQKVVSLNYTVKDTEGQVVDSSEGAAPLVYLHGQGNIIPGLEAALVGKAPGEEFDVTVEPADAYGEYNEEILQVVPRKVFEGIESIETGMVFTAQAQNGPVQLTVAKVDGDDITVDPNHPLSGKILHFSGSVIEVREATEEELSHGHVHGEGGHQHEEQAAS, from the coding sequence ATGATTGCAGATCAAAAAGTAGTATCTTTGAACTACACAGTGAAAGACACCGAAGGCCAAGTTGTTGATAGCTCAGAAGGGGCTGCACCACTGGTATATTTACATGGCCAAGGCAATATTATTCCCGGTTTAGAAGCTGCACTTGTGGGTAAAGCCCCTGGTGAAGAGTTTGATGTAACCGTTGAACCAGCCGATGCCTACGGTGAATACAATGAAGAAATTCTACAAGTTGTGCCTCGAAAAGTCTTTGAAGGCATTGAAAGTATTGAAACAGGCATGGTTTTTACTGCCCAAGCTCAAAACGGCCCGGTTCAATTGACGGTCGCTAAAGTTGACGGTGATGATATCACCGTCGATCCTAATCACCCGTTATCAGGTAAAATACTGCATTTTTCAGGCTCGGTAATTGAAGTGAGAGAAGCGACTGAAGAAGAGCTCTCTCATGGCCATGTTCATGGTGAAGGCGGCCATCAACACGAAGAACAAGCAGCAAGTTAA
- a CDS encoding DNA-3-methyladenine glycosylase I, whose protein sequence is MSETYISEGGKARCAWCQATPQYVAYHENEWGYPVTDDQRLFEKICLEGFQSGLSWLTILVKRDNFRAAFANFDFNLVAKFTDDDVERLMLDAGIVRHRGKIRATINNAKQAQEVMKEFGSLAHYFWRFEPKRDEALASEFMATCEESVALSKDLKKRGWKFVGPTTMYAFMQAMGMVNDHAQSCALRVKSMELRAGLVRP, encoded by the coding sequence ATGTCAGAAACCTATATCTCCGAGGGTGGCAAGGCTCGATGTGCTTGGTGTCAGGCAACGCCTCAGTATGTTGCGTATCATGAAAACGAGTGGGGCTACCCCGTTACCGATGATCAGCGTCTATTCGAAAAAATCTGTTTAGAAGGATTTCAATCGGGTCTGAGCTGGCTCACTATTTTGGTAAAGCGCGATAATTTCAGAGCCGCTTTTGCTAATTTCGATTTTAACCTTGTGGCGAAATTTACCGACGACGATGTTGAGCGTTTAATGCTAGACGCTGGCATAGTGCGCCATCGCGGTAAAATCAGGGCCACCATCAACAACGCTAAACAGGCGCAAGAAGTGATGAAAGAATTTGGTTCATTAGCCCATTACTTTTGGCGATTTGAGCCAAAGCGTGATGAAGCTCTTGCCTCAGAGTTTATGGCGACATGCGAAGAATCCGTCGCTTTATCTAAAGACTTAAAAAAACGCGGCTGGAAATTTGTTGGCCCCACTACTATGTATGCTTTTATGCAAGCAATGGGTATGGTGAATGATCATGCTCAAAGTTGCGCTTTGAGAGTAAAATCGATGGAACTAAGGGCGGGGTTGGTTCGTCCCTAG
- a CDS encoding aspartate-semialdehyde dehydrogenase, which produces MSRAFDVAVLGATGLVGQHMIEILEQRDFPINKLYPLASARSAGGKVTFKGKEITVLDADEFDWSKVQLGFFSAGGSVSEKFAPIAADAGCVVIDNTSQFRYEADIPLVVPEVNPQALADFRNRNIIANPNCSTIQMMVALKPIHDAVGIERINVCTYQSVSGGGKAAIDELAHQTAALLSGKEVKTEAFSRQIAFNVIPQIDVFMDNDYTKEEMKMVWETKKIMGDDTILVNATAVRVPVFYGHGEAIHLETRAPIDAEEVKELLANAPGIVLHRDRENFPTQVSSASGNDDVHVGRIRNDISHPNGINLWVVSDNVRKGAATNSVQIAEVLIRDYM; this is translated from the coding sequence ATGTCTCGGGCCTTTGATGTTGCCGTGTTGGGCGCTACTGGATTAGTAGGACAACACATGATCGAAATTCTTGAACAGAGAGATTTCCCGATCAACAAACTTTATCCATTAGCCAGTGCTCGTTCTGCTGGTGGAAAGGTAACTTTCAAAGGGAAAGAAATTACCGTTTTAGACGCGGATGAATTTGATTGGAGCAAGGTACAACTAGGCTTCTTTTCTGCTGGTGGTAGCGTATCAGAAAAGTTCGCACCTATTGCAGCTGATGCGGGATGTGTCGTCATCGATAATACGTCCCAATTTCGCTACGAAGCCGATATTCCATTGGTGGTGCCAGAAGTGAATCCTCAAGCATTAGCTGACTTTCGTAATCGAAACATTATTGCTAATCCGAACTGTTCAACTATTCAAATGATGGTGGCGTTAAAGCCTATTCACGATGCGGTTGGTATTGAGCGGATTAATGTATGCACTTACCAGTCTGTGTCTGGTGGTGGTAAAGCGGCAATTGACGAGTTAGCTCATCAAACTGCGGCGCTGCTAAGTGGCAAAGAAGTGAAAACTGAAGCTTTTAGTCGCCAAATTGCTTTCAACGTTATTCCACAAATTGATGTTTTTATGGATAACGATTACACCAAAGAAGAAATGAAAATGGTGTGGGAAACGAAAAAAATCATGGGTGACGACACTATTTTAGTGAATGCCACGGCTGTACGTGTTCCTGTATTTTACGGTCACGGTGAAGCCATTCACCTTGAAACACGTGCGCCAATTGATGCCGAAGAAGTGAAAGAATTATTAGCCAATGCGCCGGGCATAGTGCTGCACAGGGATAGAGAAAATTTTCCTACCCAAGTTAGTAGCGCTAGCGGTAACGATGATGTACATGTTGGTCGTATCAGAAACGATATCTCTCATCCTAATGGTATTAACCTATGGGTTGTTTCAGACAACGTACGCAAAGGCGCTGCAACTAACAGTGTGCAGATTGCTGAAGTGCTTATCCGCGATTACATGTAA
- a CDS encoding SDR family NAD(P)-dependent oxidoreductase has protein sequence MSKVITLDKTIEVTRKLHEAFAYVSEFSRIEQWDPAVASASKLTTGKPGIGSRYQIDMKAGFSLYYEIIEFEVNKRLLMTVDSTLFTAIEEIVFTTTDTGTKVRYIANFNFPAPIAIISRLNPAVMNWVGNTALEGLRKALEDNFTTPKASNVLAAADKLILPGVWRFTRLGYTSSRKRWNALSAYMYDRHVVITGATSGIGLAAAKQLAELGAELTLVVRDKNKAQQVVRELIEQTGNTRINIELADMSLMKDVHALADRLLKAGNQVDILINNAGALFNPRKQTTEGLEQSFALLLLGPYILTERLHSLLAKSESARVVNVLSGGMYSQKIQVNDLQSQRGEYSGSTAYARAKRGLMILTEEWAKRWQGDDISVNAMHPGWVDTPGVVNALPEFYRVTKCFLRNPEQGADTITWLAAAKEASKVSGKFWLDREQHPSHLSKRTVETAAQRKQLLVALEKLEKTTATTKPKQRKKATS, from the coding sequence ATGAGCAAGGTTATTACCCTAGATAAAACTATTGAAGTGACACGCAAGCTCCATGAGGCATTTGCTTACGTGAGTGAATTCTCACGTATTGAGCAATGGGATCCCGCTGTAGCTTCGGCCTCGAAGCTAACTACTGGGAAACCCGGCATTGGCAGCCGTTATCAGATCGATATGAAAGCAGGCTTTAGTCTGTACTATGAAATTATTGAATTTGAAGTGAATAAGCGCCTGTTAATGACGGTCGATTCAACACTATTTACAGCCATAGAAGAAATTGTATTTACCACTACTGATACCGGCACCAAGGTGCGTTATATCGCAAACTTTAACTTCCCAGCGCCCATAGCGATTATTAGTCGATTAAATCCTGCAGTAATGAATTGGGTTGGCAACACTGCACTTGAAGGTTTAAGAAAAGCGTTAGAAGACAATTTTACTACTCCCAAGGCATCAAACGTTCTGGCAGCCGCCGACAAGCTAATACTGCCAGGTGTCTGGCGTTTTACTCGCTTGGGTTATACAAGTTCTCGTAAGCGCTGGAATGCGCTGTCAGCATATATGTATGATCGCCATGTTGTCATAACAGGAGCAACTTCGGGTATTGGTTTGGCAGCTGCGAAACAATTGGCTGAACTTGGCGCAGAGTTAACATTGGTAGTTCGTGATAAAAACAAAGCGCAACAAGTTGTACGTGAACTAATAGAGCAAACTGGTAATACTCGAATCAATATAGAGCTTGCCGATATGTCGCTAATGAAAGATGTACATGCGTTGGCAGACCGTCTGCTTAAAGCAGGTAATCAGGTTGATATATTAATTAATAATGCCGGCGCTTTGTTTAACCCTCGTAAACAAACTACTGAGGGTTTAGAGCAGAGCTTTGCCTTGTTGCTACTTGGGCCTTATATCCTTACAGAACGATTGCATTCATTATTGGCAAAGTCTGAGTCAGCAAGAGTCGTCAACGTACTGTCGGGCGGAATGTACTCGCAAAAGATTCAGGTTAACGACTTACAAAGCCAACGCGGTGAATACTCAGGCTCTACTGCATATGCAAGAGCAAAACGTGGCTTAATGATCTTGACTGAAGAATGGGCTAAGCGCTGGCAAGGTGATGATATAAGCGTCAATGCAATGCATCCTGGCTGGGTAGACACGCCTGGGGTTGTCAATGCCTTGCCAGAGTTTTATCGAGTGACTAAGTGTTTTCTGCGTAATCCTGAGCAAGGAGCGGATACTATTACTTGGCTAGCTGCTGCTAAAGAAGCGAGTAAAGTCTCTGGTAAATTTTGGCTAGATCGAGAGCAGCACCCTAGTCATCTTTCAAAACGTACAGTTGAAACTGCCGCTCAGAGAAAGCAGTTGCTAGTGGCGCTGGAAAAATTAGAAAAAACAACTGCGACGACTAAACCCAAACAACGAAAAAAAGCCACAAGTTAA
- a CDS encoding class II aldolase/adducin family protein, which produces MAASVKKQVSEQEWQARVDLAASYRAVAMFGWDDLVFTHISARVPGPEHHFLINPYGLMFEEVTASSLVKVDLQGNKVMDSDYEINPAGFTIHSAVHEAREDAHCVMHLHTAAGIAVSATAQGLLPLSQQSLFALSSLSYHDYEGVALNPDEKSRLVADLGDTRFMILRNHGLLTCAGTIADAFLGMYLLECSCQIQLKAQASGQELILIPPQILAGIQAQAKQVTRSAGGALAWPGILRKLDRTNPGYDQ; this is translated from the coding sequence ATGGCAGCTTCAGTAAAAAAACAAGTCAGTGAACAAGAATGGCAAGCCCGAGTCGATTTAGCTGCAAGTTATCGTGCAGTGGCTATGTTTGGCTGGGATGATTTAGTTTTCACTCATATATCGGCACGTGTACCAGGGCCAGAGCATCATTTTTTAATTAATCCCTATGGTCTGATGTTTGAAGAAGTCACGGCGTCGAGTTTGGTCAAAGTGGACCTGCAAGGTAATAAAGTGATGGATTCGGATTATGAGATTAATCCAGCAGGATTTACGATCCATAGTGCTGTGCATGAAGCCCGTGAAGATGCTCATTGTGTGATGCATTTGCATACCGCAGCAGGTATTGCCGTGTCTGCCACTGCACAAGGATTGTTACCTCTAAGTCAACAATCTCTGTTTGCTCTTTCATCATTGTCTTACCATGACTATGAAGGTGTAGCGCTGAATCCGGATGAAAAGTCACGTTTGGTGGCTGATTTGGGGGACACCCGATTTATGATTTTGCGTAATCATGGTTTGTTAACTTGTGCTGGAACTATTGCCGATGCATTTTTAGGGATGTATTTACTAGAATGTTCATGCCAAATTCAGCTGAAAGCTCAGGCCAGTGGCCAAGAACTGATCCTTATTCCGCCTCAGATATTGGCGGGTATTCAGGCTCAGGCTAAGCAAGTGACACGTTCTGCAGGAGGAGCCTTGGCATGGCCGGGAATATTGCGTAAATTAGACCGAACTAATCCTGGCTACGATCAATAA
- a CDS encoding AMP-binding protein, with protein MFTWNDVDLSARKIACSLLKMGLSKGDRVGILSKNCAEWFIADLAIMMAGMISVPIYFTANRETIQYIIEESDSKVVFVGKLDGLVEAQEGIAQHIPRIIFPYPSVSGQYSWQALLDNEPLGEIHTADSEDTMTLAYTSGSTGKPKGVVTTYQNIGAAALTTAARLKATADDHVMSYLPLAHITERSVIETLSFYLGCSVFFVENLATFIDDVKVAQPNMFGSVPRLWSKFQGEILNKMPDKKLQFLLKFQSLTN; from the coding sequence ATATTTACATGGAATGATGTCGATCTTAGTGCAAGAAAGATAGCTTGTTCGTTGCTGAAAATGGGCTTATCAAAAGGTGATAGAGTCGGCATATTATCCAAAAACTGTGCAGAGTGGTTTATTGCTGATCTTGCCATTATGATGGCCGGAATGATTTCTGTGCCTATATACTTCACGGCAAATAGAGAGACCATTCAATATATTATTGAGGAAAGCGATTCTAAAGTCGTTTTTGTCGGCAAGTTGGACGGATTAGTCGAAGCACAGGAAGGGATTGCACAACATATCCCTAGAATTATTTTTCCTTATCCGAGTGTTTCTGGGCAATACTCCTGGCAGGCATTGCTTGATAACGAACCCTTAGGGGAGATTCATACCGCAGACTCGGAAGACACGATGACGCTTGCTTATACCTCTGGGAGTACTGGAAAACCAAAAGGGGTAGTGACCACTTACCAAAACATTGGCGCAGCAGCCTTGACGACTGCGGCTCGGTTGAAAGCCACTGCCGATGACCATGTTATGTCCTATCTTCCTTTAGCACACATTACTGAACGTTCGGTTATCGAAACCCTTTCTTTTTATTTAGGTTGCTCGGTATTCTTTGTTGAAAACTTAGCCACTTTTATTGATGATGTTAAGGTCGCTCAACCAAATATGTTTGGTTCAGTTCCCCGTCTATGGTCTAAATTCCAGGGCGAAATTTTAAATAAAATGCCAGATAAAAAACTTCAATTCTTATTAAAATTCCAATCATTAACCAATTAG
- a CDS encoding Crp/Fnr family transcriptional regulator: MPLNEIRKILSQNAWFASLPESLADTLLEKGKVKVLHDQQILHQKNDLADGFYCVVSGRIRISNFTVEGKELVLTWIQPGNWFGEISMIDGQPRTHDAHAEETTILLKIPKSVFEQLFIAHHQWSQHIMRLLCLRVRATFSLIDETGCLSLKGQLCKRLSLMHQGLEEQQSKNMEITISQDALAQLIHSSRQTVNKVLQGLQTDKVIALRYGKIVILDRNALETLTQI; encoded by the coding sequence ATGCCATTAAATGAAATTCGAAAAATTCTCTCGCAAAATGCATGGTTTGCTTCTTTGCCAGAATCGTTAGCGGATACGTTACTTGAAAAAGGTAAGGTGAAAGTTCTGCACGACCAACAAATATTGCATCAAAAAAATGACTTGGCGGATGGATTTTATTGTGTTGTTAGCGGGCGTATTCGTATTAGTAACTTCACAGTTGAAGGTAAAGAGCTGGTATTGACTTGGATCCAGCCTGGTAATTGGTTTGGTGAAATTTCAATGATAGACGGTCAACCTCGCACCCACGATGCTCATGCTGAAGAGACAACAATACTATTAAAAATACCTAAATCCGTATTTGAGCAATTATTTATCGCGCACCATCAATGGTCGCAACATATTATGCGTCTGTTGTGTCTAAGAGTGCGCGCTACATTCAGCCTGATAGATGAAACAGGCTGCCTATCCTTGAAAGGGCAATTATGTAAAAGGTTAAGTCTGATGCATCAGGGATTAGAAGAACAACAATCAAAGAACATGGAGATTACGATTTCTCAAGATGCCTTAGCGCAGCTTATTCATAGCTCAAGGCAAACAGTGAACAAAGTTTTACAAGGTTTACAAACAGACAAGGTTATCGCACTGCGTTACGGAAAGATCGTCATTTTAGACAGAAACGCCCTTGAGACATTAACTCAGATTTAA
- a CDS encoding acyl-CoA synthetase family protein has product MGFETIDGNFKIIGRTKEQFKTAKGKYVAPIPIESLLGHNPDIEQVCVFGQGRKQPIALVVMNSQNKQSNASITQSLLSTLQETNSKLESHQVLDHLIILKDSWTVENDLLTPTLKIKRTEIEASFQHYLTEPLLEKIIWES; this is encoded by the coding sequence ATGGGTTTCGAGACAATTGATGGAAATTTCAAGATTATTGGTCGCACCAAAGAGCAATTTAAAACAGCCAAAGGAAAATATGTTGCGCCTATACCAATCGAAAGCTTATTAGGACATAACCCAGATATAGAGCAAGTTTGTGTTTTTGGTCAAGGCAGAAAGCAACCTATTGCTTTAGTCGTAATGAACTCACAAAATAAACAATCCAATGCATCTATTACTCAGTCGCTATTATCGACCTTACAGGAAACAAATTCTAAACTAGAAAGCCATCAGGTATTAGATCATTTAATCATACTCAAAGATAGTTGGACCGTTGAAAATGACCTTTTGACACCCACTTTAAAAATTAAACGTACTGAGATTGAGGCAAGCTTTCAACACTATTTGACCGAACCACTTTTAGAAAAAATTATCTGGGAGTCTTAA
- a CDS encoding DUF2970 domain-containing protein produces the protein MAKKNLWHVIKSVAASVLGVQSDANYKSDFEQTSFVPYAIVGVIFVLGLIGILILIVNMVL, from the coding sequence ATGGCAAAAAAAAATTTATGGCATGTAATTAAAAGTGTTGCTGCTAGTGTGTTAGGTGTGCAGAGCGATGCCAATTATAAAAGTGATTTTGAACAGACGTCTTTTGTACCTTATGCAATAGTTGGTGTGATATTTGTGCTGGGGCTAATTGGTATATTAATTTTAATTGTGAATATGGTGCTATAA
- a CDS encoding alpha/beta fold hydrolase, which yields MKQLTFENYQKHADFSELCGHRIAHWQSLNFERNPKQETILFIHGFPSAAWDWHFQWKHLAAQYRLLSLDLLGFGLSDKPSEHQYSLLEQADIVQALLSKQGVKQYHILAHDYGDSVAQELLSRQDAIDNAAKILSICFLNGGLFASHHRPLFAQKLLKSRFGGLASHFMNKASLARGFNKIFAADSQPSDYEIDILWQLIEHNNGKKVLPKLLSYIDERNQHGKRWVESMISTVVPLYFINGVHDPISGQHMLDHYIDIIPHSRTTALDVGHYPQLEAPEKVLSLYRTFLTEITNCFINT from the coding sequence TTGAAGCAACTTACCTTTGAAAACTATCAAAAACATGCTGATTTCAGTGAGTTGTGCGGCCATCGTATCGCTCATTGGCAATCACTTAACTTTGAACGAAATCCTAAACAAGAAACCATCTTGTTTATTCATGGCTTTCCAAGTGCCGCTTGGGATTGGCATTTTCAGTGGAAACATTTAGCCGCGCAATACCGTTTACTGAGTCTAGATTTATTGGGTTTTGGTTTATCTGATAAACCCTCAGAACATCAATATAGTTTGCTTGAGCAAGCCGACATTGTGCAGGCATTACTGAGTAAACAAGGTGTGAAGCAATACCATATTTTGGCCCACGATTATGGTGATTCGGTTGCCCAAGAACTATTAAGTCGCCAAGACGCTATTGATAACGCGGCTAAGATTTTATCTATTTGTTTTTTAAATGGTGGCTTATTTGCTTCTCATCACAGGCCTTTGTTTGCTCAGAAGTTATTGAAAAGTCGATTCGGTGGTTTAGCCAGTCACTTTATGAATAAAGCGAGTTTAGCCAGAGGTTTTAACAAAATATTTGCTGCCGACAGTCAACCTAGTGACTATGAAATAGATATTTTATGGCAACTCATTGAGCACAATAATGGCAAAAAGGTTTTACCCAAGTTATTAAGTTATATAGATGAACGCAACCAGCACGGAAAACGTTGGGTAGAAAGCATGATCAGCACCGTTGTACCTCTATATTTTATCAATGGTGTGCACGACCCCATCTCAGGGCAACATATGCTCGATCATTATATCGACATTATTCCTCATTCAAGAACCACAGCGCTAGATGTGGGGCATTACCCACAGTTGGAAGCGCCAGAAAAAGTATTGTCTTTATATCGTACTTTTTTGACTGAGATAACAAATTGCTTTATTAACACTTAA